A window of the Phycicoccus sp. M110.8 genome harbors these coding sequences:
- a CDS encoding amino acid permease yields MSSNDSVLRTKPVEDVLAQAGDAGSEGDGTRLARRLGAKDLMGFGIGIVIGTGIFTLTGIEAKNHAGPGVVISFAVAGVVSLLAALCYAELASAVPTAGSAYTYAYATIGEVFAWIIGWDLILEFALGAAVVARGWSGYMQELFDLPTSLFGETSTVNVGAVAIVLVLGVVAIIGIRESARVTNTLVLIKVAICVFVIIAGAFFVKASNLTPFIPPAQPVKAGTSGLAQPLSQAVFGIQPTAFGFAGVLTAAAVVFFSYTGFEAVANLGEETRKPARDLPLGLLGTLGICTVLYVGVSLVLTGMVDYRKLNEGAPIASAFEAVGAHWAANLIAVAAVAGLTSVILVDIVAMGRIGFSMGRDRLLPPAVAKVHPKWGTPYRITMGTIVLVALLAGLVPLKALADLVSIGTLFAFVVVSIAVPILRRTKPDLPRPFRTPLSPVVPLLSALACLYLMTNLSLETWLRFAVWMVLGLVLYAVYGRRNARLAHRV; encoded by the coding sequence ATGAGCAGCAACGACTCCGTCCTGCGGACCAAACCCGTCGAGGACGTCCTCGCCCAGGCCGGCGACGCCGGCAGCGAGGGCGACGGCACCCGCCTGGCGCGCCGCCTCGGGGCCAAGGACCTCATGGGCTTCGGCATCGGCATCGTGATCGGCACGGGCATCTTCACCCTGACCGGCATCGAGGCCAAGAACCACGCCGGTCCCGGGGTCGTCATCTCCTTCGCCGTCGCGGGCGTCGTGAGCCTGCTCGCCGCCCTCTGCTACGCCGAGCTCGCCTCGGCGGTGCCGACCGCCGGCAGCGCCTACACCTACGCCTACGCGACGATCGGCGAGGTCTTCGCCTGGATCATCGGCTGGGACCTCATCCTCGAGTTCGCCCTCGGCGCGGCCGTGGTGGCCCGCGGCTGGTCCGGCTACATGCAGGAGCTGTTCGACCTGCCCACGAGCCTGTTCGGCGAGACCTCGACCGTGAACGTGGGAGCGGTCGCCATCGTGCTCGTCCTCGGCGTCGTGGCGATCATCGGCATCCGCGAGAGCGCCCGGGTGACGAACACGCTGGTGCTCATCAAGGTCGCCATCTGTGTCTTCGTCATCATCGCCGGGGCGTTCTTCGTCAAGGCATCCAACCTCACGCCGTTCATCCCGCCGGCCCAGCCGGTGAAGGCCGGCACGTCCGGCCTCGCCCAGCCGCTGAGCCAGGCCGTGTTCGGCATCCAGCCGACCGCCTTCGGCTTCGCCGGCGTGCTGACCGCTGCGGCCGTGGTGTTCTTCTCCTACACCGGGTTCGAGGCGGTGGCCAACCTCGGTGAGGAGACGCGCAAGCCCGCCCGCGACCTGCCCCTCGGGCTGCTCGGCACCCTCGGCATCTGCACGGTCCTCTACGTCGGCGTCTCGCTCGTCCTGACCGGCATGGTCGACTACCGCAAGCTCAACGAGGGTGCGCCGATCGCAAGCGCCTTCGAGGCCGTCGGGGCGCACTGGGCCGCCAACCTCATCGCCGTGGCAGCCGTCGCCGGCCTGACGTCGGTCATCCTCGTCGACATCGTCGCCATGGGCCGGATCGGCTTCTCCATGGGCCGCGACCGCCTGCTGCCCCCCGCCGTGGCCAAGGTCCACCCCAAGTGGGGCACGCCGTACCGCATCACCATGGGCACCATCGTCCTCGTGGCGCTGCTCGCCGGGCTGGTGCCGCTCAAGGCGCTGGCCGACCTGGTGAGCATCGGGACGCTGTTCGCGTTCGTCGTCGTGTCGATCGCCGTGCCGATCCTGCGCCGCACCAAGCCGGACCTGCCGCGGCCCTTCCGCACGCCCCTGTCGCCCGTCGTGCCGCTCCTGTCGGCGCTGGCCTGCCTCTACCTCATGACGAACCTGTCGCTGGAGACGTGGCTGCGCTTCGCTGTGTGGATGGTGCTGGGACTGGTGCTGTATGCCGTGTACGGCCGCCGCAACGCCCGCCTGGCCCATCGCGTCTGA
- a CDS encoding homogentisate 1,2-dioxygenase produces MAHYQAMGSIPPKRHTQHRRPGGRGKPGELYYEELMGEEGFSSDSSLLYHRNIPSTVSGAREWVLPDLSSTPNHPLQPRHLKLHDLFTPKQVKDTDVVTGRRLVLGNGDVRISYAVAGAPSPWYRNGIGDECVYVERGRARVETVFGAFDVAEGDYLVIPRATTHRWIPKRSTKDPLRAYCIEANSHITPPKRYLSKYGQLLEHAPYCERDLRAPQGPLLAEDVGEKATDESEVFIKHRGNGPSGIVGTVHELPFHPLDVVGWDGCLYPYAFNVRDFEPITGRVHQPPPVHQVFEGWNFVICNFVPRKVDYHPLSIPVPYYHSNVDSDEIMFYVDGDYEARKGSGIGKGSISVHPGGHAHGPQPGASEASIGVEYFDELAVMVDTFRPLELGEAGLAVDDGKYALSWSAGRSRDGSDYSIG; encoded by the coding sequence ATGGCGCACTACCAGGCGATGGGCAGCATCCCGCCCAAGCGGCACACCCAGCACCGGCGTCCCGGCGGCCGCGGCAAGCCCGGTGAGCTGTACTACGAGGAGCTCATGGGGGAGGAGGGCTTCTCCTCGGACTCCTCGCTGCTGTACCACCGCAACATCCCCTCGACCGTCTCCGGGGCGCGCGAGTGGGTGCTGCCCGACCTCTCCAGCACGCCGAACCACCCGCTCCAGCCGCGGCACCTCAAGCTGCACGACCTGTTCACCCCCAAGCAGGTCAAGGACACCGACGTGGTGACGGGGCGCCGGCTCGTCCTCGGCAACGGCGACGTGCGCATCTCGTATGCCGTGGCCGGTGCGCCGAGTCCCTGGTACCGCAACGGGATCGGCGACGAGTGCGTCTACGTCGAGCGCGGCCGGGCGCGGGTCGAGACGGTCTTCGGGGCGTTCGACGTGGCGGAGGGGGACTACCTCGTCATCCCCCGCGCGACGACCCACCGCTGGATCCCCAAGCGCTCCACCAAGGACCCGCTGCGGGCGTACTGCATCGAGGCCAACAGCCACATCACGCCGCCGAAGCGGTACCTGTCCAAGTACGGCCAGCTGCTCGAGCACGCGCCGTACTGCGAGCGCGACCTGCGCGCACCGCAGGGACCGCTGCTCGCGGAGGACGTGGGGGAGAAGGCGACCGACGAGTCCGAGGTGTTCATCAAGCACCGCGGCAACGGCCCGTCGGGCATCGTCGGCACGGTCCACGAGCTGCCCTTCCACCCGCTCGACGTCGTCGGCTGGGACGGCTGCCTGTACCCCTACGCCTTCAACGTCCGCGACTTCGAGCCGATCACCGGCCGCGTGCACCAGCCGCCGCCGGTGCACCAGGTCTTCGAGGGCTGGAACTTCGTCATCTGCAACTTCGTGCCGCGCAAGGTCGACTACCACCCGCTGTCGATCCCGGTGCCGTACTACCACTCCAACGTCGACAGCGACGAGATCATGTTCTACGTCGACGGTGACTACGAGGCGCGCAAGGGCTCGGGCATCGGCAAGGGCTCGATCTCGGTGCACCCCGGCGGCCACGCCCACGGGCCGCAGCCCGGTGCGTCCGAGGCGTCGATCGGCGTGGAGTACTTCGACGAGCTGGCCGTCATGGTGGACACGTTCCGGCCGCTGGAGCTGGGGGAGGCGGGGCTGGCCGTCGACGACGGCAAGTACGCGCTGTCGTGGAGCGCCGGGCGCTCCCGGGACGGCTCCGACTACTCGATCGGCTGA
- a CDS encoding RDD family protein, translating into MSTPSSPGWYDDPEDAALLRYFDGVVWTRHTAPKSTRPATTAEQAAAAGAEAARHWTAPGGHGTHPGAPGGTARPPAGAQGGMPGAQGGVPGGQGGQPGNPTPQFPGAPQQHQWNAPPMQYGYPVGPTTPDGQPLASYWQRVGAYIIDAIITGIASFVLGGWLLYRAMQPFFDGFSAALRSGDTATMNRITSEIDYGYLAGFSLVAGVVAFAYQVFFLTRSGATPGKAISGISVRLRERPGPLSLADAARRASVQAVLGMLGNIPLIGTFASIAALLDLLWPAWDANRQAWHDKVAATNVVVGKQHRAERAAR; encoded by the coding sequence ATGAGCACGCCATCGAGCCCGGGCTGGTACGACGACCCGGAGGACGCCGCCCTCCTGCGGTACTTCGACGGCGTGGTCTGGACCCGGCACACGGCGCCCAAGAGCACCCGCCCGGCGACCACGGCCGAGCAGGCCGCGGCGGCGGGCGCGGAGGCCGCCCGGCACTGGACGGCGCCCGGTGGGCACGGGACGCACCCGGGTGCCCCCGGTGGCACCGCACGGCCGCCGGCCGGCGCGCAGGGCGGTATGCCGGGCGCGCAGGGCGGTGTGCCCGGTGGGCAGGGCGGGCAGCCCGGAAACCCAACCCCGCAGTTCCCCGGCGCGCCGCAGCAGCACCAGTGGAACGCGCCGCCGATGCAGTACGGCTACCCGGTGGGCCCCACCACGCCGGACGGTCAGCCGCTCGCCTCCTACTGGCAGCGCGTCGGGGCGTACATCATCGACGCCATCATCACCGGCATCGCGAGCTTCGTCCTCGGCGGCTGGCTGCTCTACCGGGCGATGCAGCCGTTCTTCGACGGGTTCTCCGCAGCGCTCCGCTCCGGGGACACCGCCACGATGAACCGCATCACCTCCGAGATCGACTACGGCTACCTGGCCGGCTTCAGCCTCGTCGCGGGCGTGGTGGCCTTCGCGTACCAGGTGTTCTTCCTGACGCGCAGCGGGGCGACCCCCGGCAAGGCGATCTCGGGCATCTCCGTCCGCCTCCGCGAGCGGCCCGGCCCGCTGTCCCTCGCCGACGCGGCGCGGCGCGCCTCGGTGCAGGCGGTGCTGGGGATGCTCGGCAACATCCCGCTCATCGGCACGTTCGCGTCGATCGCCGCCCTGCTCGACCTTCTGTGGCCGGCGTGGGACGCCAACCGCCAGGCCTGGCACGACAAGGTCGCCGCCACCAACGTCGTGGTCGGCAAGCAGCACCGCGCCGAGCGCGCCGCCCGGTAG
- a CDS encoding isochorismatase family protein, with translation MSPARRALVLVDVQNDFCEGGSLAVAGGAEVAHRISAHVRDHHDEYAAVAATADWHEDPGAHFSDSPDYVDTWPVHCRVGTDGALFHPAAEEAFEHVDAVFRKGRHSAAYSGFEGSTAEGDRRVGLADWLRERGVEEVDVAGIATDHCVRATALDAAHEGFATTVLLDLTAGVAPQTTAAALEELAGAGVALTGQPVGA, from the coding sequence ATGTCGCCCGCCCGCCGCGCCCTGGTCCTCGTCGACGTCCAGAACGACTTCTGCGAGGGCGGCTCCCTGGCCGTGGCCGGGGGTGCCGAGGTGGCACACCGGATCAGCGCCCACGTGCGCGACCACCACGACGAGTATGCCGCCGTGGCAGCCACCGCCGACTGGCACGAGGACCCCGGCGCCCACTTCAGCGATTCCCCCGACTACGTCGACACCTGGCCGGTGCACTGCCGCGTCGGCACCGACGGTGCGTTGTTCCACCCCGCTGCCGAGGAGGCGTTCGAGCACGTCGACGCGGTCTTCCGCAAGGGCCGGCACAGCGCGGCCTACAGCGGCTTCGAGGGCTCCACGGCCGAGGGTGACCGGCGCGTGGGGCTCGCGGACTGGCTGCGCGAGCGCGGCGTCGAGGAGGTCGACGTCGCCGGCATCGCCACCGACCACTGCGTCCGGGCGACCGCGCTCGACGCGGCGCACGAGGGCTTCGCCACGACGGTCCTGCTCGACCTCACCGCAGGCGTGGCGCCGCAGACGACCGCGGCAGCGCTCGAAGAGCTGGCGGGCGCCGGCGTCGCCCTGACCGGCCAGCCTGTGGGCGCCTGA
- a CDS encoding DUF5959 family protein, whose amino-acid sequence MERGPLDLVRLVDPTAGLVVRVVGPRQGDAGHLCDVLDVVVEVVGAVRASWPDVVSRADLAEWEAGLDELEQGRPVSWRDGGSGVALRLTPWPAGDRVDVRVWDEATTGIEVGVPVRPAPGWVAEHRALVAGVRAAYP is encoded by the coding sequence GTGGAGCGGGGCCCGCTGGACCTCGTCCGGCTCGTCGACCCGACGGCCGGACTCGTGGTCCGGGTCGTGGGGCCCCGGCAGGGGGACGCCGGGCACCTCTGCGACGTGCTCGACGTCGTCGTCGAGGTCGTCGGCGCGGTGAGGGCGAGCTGGCCCGACGTGGTGTCCCGCGCCGACCTGGCCGAGTGGGAGGCCGGCCTGGACGAGCTCGAGCAGGGCCGCCCGGTGTCGTGGCGTGACGGCGGCAGCGGGGTCGCGCTGCGGCTGACGCCGTGGCCGGCGGGGGACCGGGTCGACGTGCGGGTGTGGGACGAGGCGACCACCGGCATCGAGGTCGGTGTGCCGGTGCGGCCGGCGCCGGGCTGGGTCGCCGAGCACCGGGCCCTGGTCGCCGGGGTTCGCGCGGCCTACCCCTGA
- a CDS encoding bifunctional metallophosphatase/5'-nucleotidase: protein MPTPDSAVARLVATERTRREMLALAAVGGAGAGAAFLGSGTAHAAQEKGPKQGGAASYRLTVMGTTDTHGNVLNWDYFKDAEYDDSKHNDVGLAKIATLVSAVRAERGADRTLMLDAGDTIQGTPLSYYYARIDPITSGSKHPMAIAMNQIGYDAAALGNHEFNYGIDTLRTFESQCDFPLLSANTVDWTTGAPAFKPFLIRSFKVPGVAKPLKVGILGLVTPGVAIWDKANVDGQLRFPGIVEQAKVFVPKLKQAGCDLVIVSCHSGADGTSSYGDALPYPENASTQLAEQVPGIDAVLVGHAHVEIVERFVASKVTKDKQVLLTEPLKWGMRLSVIDFDVTHDGKRYVLQDVHSHLLDSKDVPEDDTVAALLADDHAVVRTYVNSVIGTCTIAMSAATARFEDTAALDFINHVQGQAVKAALVGTPQESLPVLSIAAPFNPDAAIPAGNVTVRDVAGLYIYDNTLLGIVFTGAQVKDYLEYSARYFQQVTGTGPYNPDQVTRAVTPTAPNGTPDYNYDVMGGLDASLAYDIDIAQPVGSRITNLTYDGKAIDPAAQFVIAINNYRQSGGGGFPGVTTAPVVYNAQQEIRQLIIDWVTEQGTIDPTTFTTYDWKLVANGQPVIVEGASEGGRH from the coding sequence ATGCCCACTCCCGACTCCGCCGTCGCCCGTCTGGTCGCCACCGAGCGCACCCGCAGGGAGATGCTGGCCCTGGCCGCCGTCGGTGGCGCCGGTGCCGGCGCCGCGTTCCTGGGCAGCGGCACCGCCCACGCGGCCCAGGAGAAGGGGCCCAAGCAGGGTGGGGCCGCGTCCTACCGGCTCACGGTGATGGGCACCACCGACACGCACGGCAACGTCCTCAACTGGGACTACTTCAAGGACGCCGAGTACGACGACTCCAAGCACAACGACGTCGGCCTGGCCAAGATCGCCACGCTCGTCTCGGCCGTCCGTGCCGAGCGGGGTGCTGACCGCACCCTGATGCTCGATGCCGGTGACACCATCCAGGGCACGCCGCTGTCGTACTACTACGCCCGGATCGACCCCATCACGAGCGGCTCCAAGCACCCGATGGCGATCGCCATGAACCAGATCGGCTACGACGCCGCCGCCCTGGGCAACCACGAGTTCAACTACGGCATCGACACGCTGCGCACGTTCGAGTCCCAGTGCGACTTCCCGCTCCTGTCGGCCAACACGGTCGACTGGACCACCGGTGCCCCGGCGTTCAAGCCGTTCCTCATCCGCAGCTTCAAGGTGCCGGGGGTCGCCAAGCCGCTCAAGGTCGGCATCCTCGGGCTGGTCACGCCTGGTGTGGCCATCTGGGACAAGGCGAACGTCGACGGCCAGCTCCGCTTCCCGGGCATCGTCGAGCAGGCCAAGGTGTTCGTGCCGAAGCTGAAGCAGGCCGGCTGCGACCTCGTCATCGTGTCCTGCCACTCCGGCGCCGACGGCACCTCGTCGTACGGCGACGCGCTGCCCTACCCGGAGAACGCCTCGACCCAGCTGGCCGAGCAGGTCCCCGGCATCGACGCGGTGCTCGTGGGCCACGCGCACGTCGAGATCGTCGAGCGCTTCGTCGCCAGCAAGGTCACGAAGGACAAGCAGGTCCTGCTCACCGAGCCGCTCAAGTGGGGCATGCGCCTGTCGGTCATCGACTTCGACGTCACCCACGACGGCAAGCGCTACGTGCTGCAGGACGTGCACTCCCACCTCCTGGACTCGAAGGACGTGCCCGAGGACGACACCGTGGCGGCCCTCCTCGCGGACGACCACGCGGTGGTGCGCACGTACGTCAACTCGGTCATCGGTACCTGCACCATCGCGATGTCCGCGGCGACCGCGCGGTTCGAGGACACCGCCGCGCTCGACTTCATCAACCACGTGCAGGGCCAGGCCGTGAAGGCCGCCCTCGTGGGGACGCCGCAGGAGTCGCTGCCGGTGCTCTCGATCGCCGCGCCGTTCAACCCCGACGCCGCGATCCCGGCCGGCAACGTCACCGTCCGCGACGTCGCGGGCCTGTACATCTACGACAACACCCTGCTGGGGATCGTCTTCACGGGCGCCCAGGTCAAGGACTACCTCGAGTACTCCGCGCGCTACTTCCAGCAGGTCACCGGCACGGGTCCGTACAACCCCGACCAGGTGACCCGGGCCGTCACGCCCACGGCGCCGAACGGCACGCCGGACTACAACTACGACGTGATGGGCGGCCTCGACGCGTCGCTGGCCTACGACATCGACATCGCCCAGCCCGTCGGCTCGCGGATCACCAACCTGACCTACGACGGCAAGGCGATCGACCCGGCGGCGCAGTTCGTCATCGCCATCAACAACTACCGCCAGTCCGGTGGCGGCGGCTTCCCCGGCGTGACCACGGCTCCGGTCGTCTACAACGCCCAGCAGGAGATCCGCCAGCTCATCATCGACTGGGTCACCGAGCAGGGGACGATCGACCCGACCACCTTCACCACGTACGACTGGAAGCTCGTCGCCAACGGCCAGCCGGTCATCGTCGAGGGCGCCTCCGAGGGCGGTCGCCACTGA
- a CDS encoding papain-like cysteine protease family protein — MSIDDLVAATSRPYRSLLWDLDWWGTLFQSRQLGFDMQAQTQSNWCWAATATSVSHYYWFWSSWTQCRVANAELGRTDACNTPVPAAANVPWYLDRALTRTDNFVSITGPATFSQVKAEIDAGRPVGARIGWSGGGGHFMCIYGYSRFLGHEYFDIDDPIYGKSHLSVADFSTSYQGSGTWTHTYYTKRYFRLPIIPILVAEPILRKIWDVRPLLKLKQAPYAEAARESAGETSASLGLAQPVYSVGLDALTGRRKEAPTGEPVGLRVYEMLEGVPQAWFDVDDSREGEVRGMSSSAHHLEPFRTALEVAVDRAGQDERECQLRLYRVPALNFEALWLSYEGGEGDQLVPLTAVGPLPAGEPVPFADAVGSLREAARALGDMDDTMGA; from the coding sequence ATGTCCATCGACGACCTGGTCGCGGCGACGTCGCGACCGTACCGATCGCTGCTGTGGGACCTGGACTGGTGGGGGACGTTGTTCCAATCCCGCCAGCTCGGGTTCGACATGCAGGCGCAGACCCAGTCCAACTGGTGCTGGGCCGCCACCGCGACGAGCGTCTCGCACTACTACTGGTTCTGGAGCTCGTGGACCCAGTGCCGCGTCGCGAACGCCGAGCTCGGACGCACGGACGCCTGCAACACCCCGGTCCCCGCCGCGGCCAACGTGCCGTGGTACCTCGACCGCGCCCTCACCCGCACGGACAACTTCGTCAGCATCACCGGCCCGGCGACCTTCAGCCAGGTCAAGGCGGAGATCGACGCCGGCCGGCCCGTCGGTGCCCGCATCGGCTGGAGCGGCGGCGGCGGCCACTTCATGTGCATCTACGGCTACAGCCGGTTCCTCGGCCACGAGTACTTTGACATCGACGACCCGATCTACGGCAAGTCGCACCTGAGCGTCGCCGACTTCTCCACGAGCTACCAGGGCAGCGGCACCTGGACCCACACGTACTACACGAAGAGGTACTTCAGGTTGCCCATCATCCCGATCCTCGTGGCCGAGCCGATCCTGCGGAAGATCTGGGACGTGCGCCCGCTGCTCAAGCTCAAGCAGGCGCCGTATGCCGAGGCCGCCCGCGAGTCCGCCGGCGAAACCAGCGCGTCGCTGGGCCTGGCCCAGCCGGTCTACTCCGTCGGCCTCGACGCCCTCACCGGGCGGCGCAAGGAGGCGCCGACCGGCGAGCCCGTCGGCCTGCGGGTCTACGAGATGCTGGAGGGCGTGCCGCAGGCCTGGTTCGACGTCGACGACAGCCGGGAGGGCGAGGTCCGCGGGATGTCGTCGTCCGCGCACCACCTCGAGCCCTTCCGCACCGCGCTCGAGGTCGCGGTCGACCGCGCCGGGCAGGACGAGCGGGAGTGCCAGCTGCGGCTCTACCGCGTACCCGCGCTGAACTTCGAGGCGCTGTGGCTGAGCTACGAGGGCGGCGAGGGCGACCAGCTCGTCCCGCTGACCGCCGTCGGGCCACTGCCGGCCGGTGAGCCGGTGCCGTTCGCGGACGCGGTCGGGTCGCTGCGCGAGGCCGCGCGTGCCCTCGGCGACATGGACGACACCATGGGCGCCTGA
- the fahA gene encoding fumarylacetoacetase: MTTSWIDLAEDDAFGLDNLPYGVFSTDGTEPRVGVRVGEWVLDAGAVAGIGRDAVGVGDGPDLAAAWERPSLNAFLELGRPAWTVARSWLQEVLTDPVHEARTRPHLVPLADVTMHLPIEVADYVDFYAGEHHATNVGRIFRPDSEPLTPNWKHLPIGYHGRSGTVVVSGTDVVRPSGQRKAPSDPAPTFGPSRKLDIEAELGFVVGGSSRVGHPVPIEQAGDHLFGVVLLNDWSARDIQAWEYVPLGPFLGKSFATSISPWVVTLDALAAARVDVPGQDPEPLPYLRGTGDAALGLDVHYEVVWNGTVVSRPEYRDMYWSPAQMLAHLTVNGASLRSGDLFGSGTISGTDPRTRGSFLELTWNGTEPVALDDGSTRSFIEDGDTLVLRAWAPGPGGTRIGLGEVSGTVVPAAG; this comes from the coding sequence ATGACCACGTCCTGGATCGACCTCGCCGAGGACGACGCGTTCGGTCTCGACAACCTGCCGTACGGCGTCTTCTCCACCGACGGCACCGAGCCCCGCGTCGGCGTGCGCGTCGGCGAGTGGGTGCTCGACGCCGGCGCGGTGGCGGGGATCGGCCGGGACGCGGTCGGCGTCGGCGACGGCCCGGACCTCGCTGCCGCGTGGGAGCGCCCCAGCCTCAACGCGTTCCTCGAGCTCGGGCGTCCCGCCTGGACGGTCGCCCGGTCGTGGCTGCAGGAGGTCCTCACCGACCCGGTGCACGAGGCGCGCACCCGGCCCCACCTCGTGCCGCTCGCCGACGTGACCATGCACCTGCCGATCGAGGTCGCGGACTACGTCGACTTCTACGCCGGAGAGCACCACGCGACGAACGTCGGCCGGATCTTCCGCCCCGACTCCGAGCCGCTGACGCCCAACTGGAAGCACCTGCCCATCGGCTACCACGGCCGCTCGGGCACGGTCGTCGTCTCGGGGACCGACGTCGTGCGCCCCAGCGGGCAGCGCAAGGCCCCCAGCGACCCGGCGCCGACGTTCGGCCCGAGCCGCAAGCTCGACATCGAGGCCGAGCTGGGCTTCGTCGTCGGCGGCTCGTCCCGGGTCGGCCACCCGGTGCCGATCGAGCAGGCCGGCGACCACCTCTTCGGCGTCGTGCTGCTCAACGACTGGAGCGCCCGCGACATCCAGGCGTGGGAGTACGTCCCGCTCGGCCCGTTCCTCGGCAAGTCGTTCGCCACCTCGATCTCGCCGTGGGTCGTCACCCTGGACGCGCTGGCCGCAGCACGGGTGGACGTCCCGGGCCAGGACCCCGAGCCACTGCCGTACCTGCGCGGCACCGGCGACGCGGCCCTCGGCCTCGACGTCCACTACGAGGTCGTCTGGAACGGCACCGTGGTGTCGCGCCCCGAGTACCGCGACATGTACTGGTCACCGGCGCAGATGCTGGCGCACCTGACGGTCAACGGCGCCTCGCTGCGCAGCGGGGACCTCTTCGGGTCCGGGACCATCTCGGGCACGGACCCGCGCACCCGCGGCAGCTTCCTCGAGCTGACTTGGAACGGCACCGAGCCGGTGGCCCTCGACGACGGCAGCACCCGGTCGTTCATCGAGGACGGCGACACCCTCGTCCTGCGGGCCTGGGCGCCCGGACCCGGCGGCACACGGATCGGGCTCGGCGAGGTGAGCGGGACGGTCGTGCCGGCCGCCGGTTAG
- a CDS encoding SDR family oxidoreductase, with protein sequence MGHRAGDDRPDHLHHVRLEARRQRPAGHRRGRLRGRSPLSRLLVTGASGALGRVVAERAQAAGHDVVGTVLTSRPADAAGREVRRVDLRELAAISALLAQVRPDVVVHTAYRQDDWATTAGGAAHVALACADYDARLVHVSSDVVFRGDRDHYTEDDEPDAVEPYGRSKVAAEQAVLECAPGAAVVRPSIVLGASGGRLSPTERLVHDLATGAREGALFTDDVKCPVHVEDLADVLLEVVERELSGVLHAVGPDALSRHEIGLLVAARDGLDASRLSGTTRAEAGVGGAARLVLDGSRTRALLHTRIRGGREFLTAG encoded by the coding sequence CTGGGTCACCGAGCAGGGGACGATCGACCCGACCACCTTCACCACGTACGACTGGAAGCTCGTCGCCAACGGCCAGCCGGTCATCGTCGAGGGCGCCTCCGAGGGCGGTCGCCACTGAGCCGTCTGCTCGTCACCGGCGCCAGCGGGGCGCTGGGGCGGGTGGTGGCCGAGCGCGCGCAGGCCGCCGGCCACGACGTCGTCGGCACCGTCCTCACCTCGCGCCCCGCGGACGCAGCGGGGCGCGAGGTGAGGCGGGTCGACCTGCGCGAGCTCGCGGCGATCAGTGCCCTGCTCGCCCAGGTGCGCCCGGACGTCGTCGTGCACACGGCATACCGGCAGGACGACTGGGCGACCACGGCGGGCGGCGCGGCACACGTGGCCCTCGCCTGCGCCGATTACGACGCGCGGCTCGTGCACGTCTCCAGCGACGTGGTCTTCCGGGGCGACCGGGACCACTACACCGAGGACGACGAGCCGGATGCCGTCGAGCCCTACGGCCGGTCGAAGGTGGCCGCGGAGCAGGCCGTGCTCGAGTGTGCCCCCGGGGCTGCGGTCGTCCGGCCGTCGATCGTCCTCGGTGCGTCGGGTGGGCGCCTGTCGCCGACGGAGCGGCTCGTCCACGACCTGGCCACGGGTGCCCGGGAGGGCGCGCTGTTCACCGACGACGTGAAGTGCCCGGTGCACGTCGAGGACCTCGCCGACGTGCTGCTCGAGGTGGTCGAGCGGGAGCTCTCCGGGGTGCTGCACGCCGTCGGGCCGGACGCGCTGAGCCGGCACGAGATCGGCCTCCTCGTCGCGGCGCGGGACGGGCTCGACGCCTCGCGCCTGAGCGGCACGACCCGAGCCGAGGCGGGAGTCGGCGGAGCGGCCCGCCTGGTCCTCGACGGCTCCCGCACACGGGCCCTGCTGCACACACGGATCCGCGGCGGCCGGGAGTTCCTCACCGCCGGCTAA